The window ATCTCTGGTGTTTTCACCATTGCTTCTCTCGATAGATCATCATCCATCTAATGTTAAATACTTCAATATTGCCTTTTCTATGCTCATTTCATACTGAACTAATCCATAGTCTTCATATTGTGAAGACTTCCTTAAGTCTTCAACTGCCAAATTATTGATTACAAATTAATAAACATTAATGTTTTGCTTCATTTACAATACTTCTTTCTAAGTTCCTCCCTGTCCTGTCTGTACTCCTAAAAGCTTTCTGCAGAACTGAGGTCCCAGTGCTCGATGATAGCTTTCTTATTTTGGGCCTTCGACTGGCCCACAAGCATCCAGGAGACACTTTCACCCTTTTGAGGGAAGATTTCTTCTAATACCTTACTGGACATTAATTACtcattaaaactttttttaaggaTGCACTACAATTTAAGAATGCCCTACTTTGGAGCACTTGATCCAGAAACGTGAAACAATTGCAACAGATCGAAGGAAGCAGGGctccatttccacttcctcagttGTATTAATTAATTGGCGAGGCAGCCAGAAAACATCCCAGATTTTAAATATGAACACATTTACCTAAATCGAACAGGTGATAGTGGTGTGGGTGGAAACATCCCTGGTTCAAATGAATCAAAATACGTCAAAGTCCACGAGAAACTgcagcaggagaagccagctgtGAAAGCCAAAATCAATGCACTCCAAAGACCTGgataaaaataaacacaaaatgaATGGCTGCTCGACAGTCAACAGAAGCCAAATTCAAAGGAACATTACCCAAAAATCCAGTCTTGATCCCACTCTCGCGGTTTTCTTTTTCCCAGCGTAATTCTGCAATCACAATAacgattttttttaagaaaaagggGCCGAAACTTTGCTGATGTAAAGTTTCCAGAGAATGAAATCAGGGCTACTCGCCACCTCTGAAGACGATGTACACAATCGCCAGCAGAAACGCCACCAAGGTCAGCATCACGATGCAGCACAACATTGAGCAGACTCGGGCCGGCCACTTCCTGCAGAGATTAACGTGCGGCGGCGACTCCCCCCAGCTCTTCCCCAGCGCAGGAGCATCGACCACCCCCGTGGACCCGGAACCCCCGTGCTCTCGCCTCAGCGCGTAGGTGAGCTCATCGTCCCCAGGGGTGGGTGGCGCGGCCCGTTTCACCAAGCGGGTCATCGCGGCCAAGCAGCAGCCCGGATTTCAGACCCCCGGATTTCAGCCCCCCGGTTTTCAGACCCCCGGTTTTCGGCCGCCCGGATTTCAGCCGCCCGTCAACCGCTCCCTGTCCACGCGCCTCCCCTGAACGCCGGAAGGCGTTATCCAATCAGGAGGGCGTTCGGCGATTCGACGAGCCAATCAGACCGCAGCGTGCTCAGCGGCGGGTCGGGGCACGTTCGGTCGCGCgacctttcccctttccccttgCCGTCGCCGCGGAGCCAGTCGGATCGCGCGTGGCTGTTGCGCGTCGTCAGGGCCGCGCCGGAGCCGGAGCCGATCGAAGCGAGGCAACATGGTGAGTGCAGCAGGTCGAGCGTGCACGGCGGGGGCCATTGTTAGACCGGGGCCGGCTCGCAAGGCCCACTGGAGTCCCGGAAGGCCCGGCCACTCTCACTCGGGCCGCGGCCGCGCTGCTCGGTCTCTGAAGACGGCCGCGTGTGGCAGTGAGCGAGGAGGCCGCACTCGAGCCCCCTCGGTGTCTCCTTGAAGCCCATCGGGCTGACGGGTGCGGACGAATGGGCTTAAAACACGGGTTTCGTCTATTTTTACTGAGTGGATGTGTGAATGTGTATGTGCGGGATGAATGTAGAACTGGAGTCATTTTAACTGGATTGGAGCCAGATTTCACACGTTGTAAACCTTTTCCTGTGTAGAATATACCTTCTGCTGCTGAGAAGACGATACCTTGGCGACGCGGTGTGAATGCACTAACCCGTAGTGATCAGAGGTTTTGGGGTCCAAGAGGCAAAGGTGGAGATCACTCTTCTCTCCAGCTTGGTCCATGATTGTGTGCCCTGTTCAGTTGAGTTGATCTCGTGTAAGATGAATCAAGTGGCACGTTGAAATTAATGAGAATTTAAATTGTAAGTGCTGTAATTTAGACAACATTTTCACTTGTGCAACTATGCCTTGAGTGCATATTTTCAGTGAAAAAAATGTTGTACTGAACAGCCAAAATATAATTTTGTATTTAGACACTGATTAAATTTGTGATtgctaatgtgtgtgtgtgtatatgtaagcAGATATTCAGTTCCTAAACTCTGGAATTCCTCCATAAATCACTTTCTTCAATCAAGACTTACTTACGTGCTTGAATCTCTATACTTTGGAAAAATGACGAATTCTAGTAAGGCTTGGCAGGGTAGATGCTGGGCACCTAAACTCAAGGGTTCAAAGTAAGGAAGAAGTTAGCCATTCAGAACGAGATGAGTCAAAATATCCACTCAGAATCTCTGGAAATCTTTAATCGAGAGGGCTGGGAAATTTACTTGCGTAGTCTGCTCAAGATGGGGATTGACAATACTCTGGATGTGAACAAAATCAGGAGATATCCAGTTAGTGAAGGAAAGCTGTGCTAAGGTtgaagatcagccataatcagcTGAACACATGCTGGAACAAGCTGTGGGCTTAATGGCCTCATCCTGCTATTTTTCTTATTGCATTTTAATGCCTCTCGCTCTCATATTTGGCTGATTGTAGCTTTGTAGTTTGCGTCTGCTTCAATATATAAAAGGTGCTTTATATTTGTGGATTGTTAATGAAAATTATATACTGGCATCAGTTCACTGGTCTTTTAAGTGAGTACACATTAAATGATGACTATAAATACATATCTCATATATTTGAACTCTTCAAAATACTATTGTACATTATGAAAACAATTGAACTATCCATGTAAGGTTTCAAAATCACCTGAATGTATCATCTTGGACAATTCAAGTTTTTTTGTCTCTCCACCACCCAGATTTCACTCCGATTGACAGTGTCAAGATGTGTTTTAAATCAGCGATTCCATAGTTCATTTGTGATAAACAGCATATTATTTGAGCTGAATGGCTTCTTTCAATGATATAATTTCATATGGACTTCGATTTTAATTGAAAAAGTTGTTCATAATATGTTATAAAATATCTTGTATCTATTTCTAAGATGGTCTGCAAGGGTAACAAATTTGTGTTAAATTCTTAAAATTAAGTCATTAGTAAAAAATGCAAAGTTTTTAATGTACTCGTCATGGGTGTCCCAATAATCACCCTATTTTGACATGATGTTGCTTCCCATTTTCTCCCGATTGTTCTTTTGTCAATAATacttgtaagggttaaaatgaattGTAAGTTACAAGCAGCTCGAATATTTTTTGCAAATTATATGAGAATGTCCCCCTTTAAGCCAAGGTCTGCATTTTTGAGATAAcaatttagtttttaatttggttTTGTTCTGAATAGaacagagcaaaatgtag of the Narcine bancroftii isolate sNarBan1 chromosome 4, sNarBan1.hap1, whole genome shotgun sequence genome contains:
- the arl6ip6 gene encoding ADP-ribosylation factor-like protein 6-interacting protein 6 isoform X2; this encodes MTRLVKRAAPPTPGDDELTYALRREHGGSGSTGVVDAPALGKSWGESPPHVNLCRKWPARVCSMLCCIVMLTLVAFLLAIVYIVFRELRWEKENRESGIKTGFLGLWSALILAFTAGFSCCSFSWTLTYFDSFEPGMFPPTPLSPVRFRKLTGHSFHMGYNMAILNGITTALAIIWWFT
- the arl6ip6 gene encoding ADP-ribosylation factor-like protein 6-interacting protein 6 isoform X1, producing the protein MTRLVKRAAPPTPGDDELTYALRREHGGSGSTGVVDAPALGKSWGESPPHVNLCRKWPARVCSMLCCIVMLTLVAFLLAIVYIVFRGELRWEKENRESGIKTGFLGLWSALILAFTAGFSCCSFSWTLTYFDSFEPGMFPPTPLSPVRFRKLTGHSFHMGYNMAILNGITTALAIIWWFT